DNA from Arthrobacter sp. FW305-BF8:
CGGAGTAGGAATCCTGACAGGAGCAATCGGCATCCACTAAGGCTCGTCCTCCCGCCCGGTCCGGAGGCCGAGATGGCAGTTCGCGGCAGTGTTTGTGCAAAACACCGCCGTGAACTGCCATTTGGCGTTGAATAGCCGGAAAGCGGCAGGGCAACGTGACAGTAGACTAGTCCGGAAACCCATTCCGAACTTGCAGGGAGATCCATGGCTGCGATCAACCGTGACGACGTCGCGCACCTAGCGCGGCTTGCGCACATTGAGATGAGTGCTGAAGAGCTGGACAGGATGGCCGGCGAACTTGCCGTCATCGTAGACGCGGTGAAATCCGTGAGTGAGGCCGCAGGTGACGGTGTTCCCGCAACGTCGCACCCGATTCCGCTGAGCAACGTGTTCCGCGAGGACGAGGTGGGCCACACCTTCACCGCCGAGCAGGCACTCTCCGGCGCTCCGGACTCAGACGCAGACCGCTTCAAGGTCCCGGCAATCCTGGATGAGGACTAGACCATGACTGAAACCAACAGCACGGAACTCATCCGTCTCTCCGCAGCCCAGCTGGCCGCGAAGCTCGCCGCCCGCGAGGTCACCGCCGTCGAGGTCACCCAGGCGCACCTGGACCGGATCGCCGCCGTTGACGGGGGAGAACGCGGCGTCAACGCGTTCCTGCACGTCAACACCGAGGAGGCACTCGCCGTCGCCGCCGAGGTGGACGCCATCCGTGCCGCAGGCGGGCAGGCCGCCGAGGAGCTGCACGAACTCGCCGGCGTTCCGATCGCCGTCAAGGACCTCATTGTCACCATCGGCCAG
Protein-coding regions in this window:
- the gatC gene encoding Asp-tRNA(Asn)/Glu-tRNA(Gln) amidotransferase subunit GatC, which translates into the protein MAAINRDDVAHLARLAHIEMSAEELDRMAGELAVIVDAVKSVSEAAGDGVPATSHPIPLSNVFREDEVGHTFTAEQALSGAPDSDADRFKVPAILDED